A window of Branchiostoma floridae strain S238N-H82 chromosome 9, Bfl_VNyyK, whole genome shotgun sequence genomic DNA:
AAAACggttgtttgcttttttttgtatAGTATTTTATGTATTTGAGTTGGttatatttttgcattattatgtaGATAGGCTTCACTTGACATTCCAGTAGCAAGCAAACTGGCtagaattttcaaaatcatatgtGTGAATTGTTATAGATGAATTTTGGGGATTTGACTAGGGTATCTCCTCAAATTCAGCCATTTAATGGACTATCTATaaattttctgtgtattttaaGACATCCATCCACTATTtaaatgttttgtattgttAGCTTGGGCAAAAACTTTTTTCAAGACTTAGAGTTAGAATCTAAGAATCTGGAAGAATTGTCTCCACAAAAATGCATTCTCTCAGGTTGTTTACACTTGCAAGTAGTAGATTTAATGATGAAAAGTAGGTTCTGCTTAGTTATGAGCGAAAGCTATAGtctttagaaaaataaaagattttgggTTCATGGTGTTTTAGTCAAAAGGATAATGTGAAAGGAATTTTCAGGAATCACCACTGTATCTAACAAGCCTTACTTTCCAGGGAGCGTCGCAGAGGGCGGTCTCGGTCAAGGTCAAGCTCTGGATCGTCAGGATCATCTGGTTCAAGGTCACCAGTGAGGCGACAGAGACGACCATCCTCGCCAGCCAAGCGGTCGCAGAAACCAGCCGCATCACCCAGCCGGAAGGACAAGTCACCAGAGCCCAAACCGAAGACGGAAACAGAAGTAAAGGTTGAAATTTTCTCTAGTATAttatgtgtgcctgtgtgtgttagAGGCTTAGTATTGAAGGGACGAAATATTAACAAAGTTGGAGGACAAATTTATGTGTCTCTGACTCTCTGGTTTGGTCTTGCAATTACAGTCAGTATTCATCTCAAATCTTCTTGAATGGTTGCTGCATGCAGTCAGTCATCAATAGTTAATTGCTACCACTGTAGACTCCTTCATTTAGCCATTGAGTTGCAAGAGAGTTTTAGGATTCTAGTTCTAAATCCCATCAGCTGTCCTAAAATTTCTGtcttgttttcaattttgtattGCCTGGAACAGCACGAATTCTTGtgacctgtttgtttgtttgtttgaccctcaggaggagaagaagataGCTGTTGTCCGCCCCCTGGGCTCACCCTCCCCACCACCTGCACACTACAAGGCTAAACTGGAGAAGGAGAAGAGTCGGGATTCGGGGGATGCTGATGGTATTACAGACATCACTTGCCCTTTTTTGCACAAACATGCAATAGATAACATTTTATCATACATACTCTTGTCATACTGGTGTATCTAACTTAAGTATCTATTTCAGCATGGTGGTATCCCATATTTATGGCCTGTGTCTTGTATTTCACATTAGAAGCTGGTCCTGCGTATGAATACGTACCAAAGCCAGATGGTCTGCAGCAGAGACGACAGTACAGAAAGCAACACTCCTCTCCCTCAGGTAAGGAATGTGGAACATTGTCAGCTTCATGCTTAAAGATCTATCTCCCAttactgtttgtttttctattatGTATGATTCATGATACAATGCAGTTGTATAAGATTTTTGCCCTTTGTACATCTAATCTAGTACATCTAAGATTGACTGAGAAATTGCTTTTCTTCAGATTCCTCCTCGTCGTCttctgatgaagatgacagGAAGAAGTCAGGGAAGGAAGGCGGGCGTCGCCAGCGGTCCTACAGCCGGTCTCGCTCCAGGTCACCACGGAGACGAAGACGGAGCTCCTCCCCAGACAGACGTAGAGCATCTCCAAGGTGAGCAGCCCATTTTCTTAAAGAAACTGTAAATTTCCTGTTAAGAAGTTGTACTATACTAGATATAATGTTTTCAGTAGTTAATGAAAACTGATTATCTTTCTATATATTTGCACAGGAGACGCGGAAGATCGCCGTACCCTAGAAGACGCACCCCCTCCCCGATCCTCCGCAGACCACGATACAGTCCCTCGCCTCCCCCTCGCAGAAGACGCCGCTCGTTCTCACGCTCTCCGAGACGCCGGTCACCCTCTCCGAGAAGGCGGGGCACTCCGTCTCCGAGAAGACGCACCACTCCTTCGCCCAGAAGACGTTCCCCATCTCCTAGAAGACGTAGGACCCCGTCCCCACGCCGGCGACGAAGCCCGTCTCCCAGAAGACGATCCGTCACCCCACCGCCACAGAGAAGACGTCGATCCCCGACACCACCGCCGAGGCGTAGATCGCCCCTCACCCCGCCCCCTAGGAGACGCATGAGCCCGTCCCCAAGGCGATCACCCAAACGGGCGCGACCCAGTAGAGACCATTCCCCATCCGCATCCCCGCCTCCCAAGCGCcgtgccccctccccccacaggGAGTCGCCCTCCCCGGTCCGTAAACGGCgttccccctccccccctccccGGCGCCGCCGCACGCCCTCCCCACAGCTGAGAAGGCAGTCCCGGTCCTCCCGATCTCCACGCAAAATGTCGCCCCGGCGGAAACAACAGGACGTGTCACCGAGACGGAGGTCCAACTCGTCACCACGGCGCAGGTCTGCCTCGTCTCCACAGCGCTGGTCAGCTGGGTCACCAAAGAAACCAGTGAAGGAAGTGTCCCCAAGTCCCGTAAAACGGAGAAAAAGAAGTGCTTCAGGGTATGTACCAACAGTAGTTTCTTACAGGCAGGCCAGTAAGAGTAGTTGTTTTGAGGCTATGAATGCTGATTGAgtatgcacttttgtgcacccCAACTTGGAACTGTGCACCTGATTTGGGAACCTAGAAAGTTGTATAGGGTTATGTTGTAATTGAACACTGATATACAGCTCACTCTTCAGTCTTCACATTTACGCATTTAATTGTTGgaaaacaagagcttctgaaaaaagctagtctttcgcttacttatattgtgtaggtaaaattgtttggcatagtttggtcaagcgtgggtgccaagtctgcaacgttggcagctctggcacagtttggtcaagtgctaggttatataactgtttagtaaggtagtggttctcacagagtatattttacttgaactgtataataacacaactgcatgaatgatgttaactttattcggattgtttcgctgttaagaacggctctgttacagtacaacagggttttatgaaagtgcactgtagtaatcaaatttatcagtagatgtgtcctgaatttctgcaagaacaaacaaagtattgtcaccataaacaactgaacataaaatattaacatggcatatacagtaatggaaatattttttttaatggcaagatcatgtgaaaggtagatattttaaactaaaacaggtccgtggtatgtttaatggaacgtttcgtttcttttagtaacgcaattatgcttttacttgacggagtcgtgacgtcacgcgtcagactcactccgtcgagctcggtcagaatcttccctttcgaaattataaattaaatgtgggtaattctattttcaacgcatccgagggctactattttgctgaaagaagtttgttacacgaaaatagcctgaaatttcttagagtaagaaatttccgaatacgcccccctcccacaccatgtcagatgcggcgcacgcatcttacacaattctagattttgtagcggtgattttccataaaacaaagtaaatgacatgtcaaactgttctctacaatgtctgttttattataaccaaacagcgaacatgttagtttataaattgtatacaatcttacgaagaaatcctcaccgttcacatccgtctctgcaaattcctgcttataagccatacagaaaccaagcagcacattcatggtaggccgatacgtatgtcataacgttacataccgtcgaatctgcagggtagaatatctcgctagcacgatatggcatggaccgcaaaccaagcagcacattcatggtaggccgatacgtatgtcataacgttacataccgtcgaatctacagggtagaatatctcgctagcacggtatggcatggtcgacccggacggacggacggacggacagacggacagaaatctaatatcggtctgattgcctttcgccgcggaagcgcggcgaaagacaaaaaaagttgtATTACTTGTTTGTAATGTTGAAGTTAGCCATAGCCTTTCAGATTTAAGTTCAGAGAGAGGCAGTAAGGTTTGTAATTAGGTTTTGCTTACATCCTATTTTATTGTATGTAATACACCCTCAAGTCTTTCCTTGCACTGTTTAGGTTGGTACTACAGTGCAGCAGTACTACAGTTTAAAGTTTGTGCAAATATGTGTCTGCAACAAGTTTTGCTTCAGTAAAttgatgaatgttttttttgtttccacaggGAGAGATCCCCATCTCCAGCTCGAGCTCCTGTGATGAAGAAGAAACCGTCACGCTCGCCTTCCGGCTCCAGAAGTCCATCTCCAAAACCAACCCCGAAGAAGAAGAGCAAGAAGGAAGACTCCGGTTCTGAAAGCCCTGACAAGGTAAGAATAGTGCTCTCAAGAGCTGGCTTTTAGCCGGGCATGTGTCCAGGCGTCCCAATGACGCACTGTTCTtaaaataataagaaattggACACAAGACGCCCTAAAGAGGCTCTTATACTGTGGAGCAGATcttttgacaagcatgaaattctgattgtcTAGGAATGATACCTGGTACTTTCTTCCAGTAATTTTGCCTCTCaagataccttagaatgcaccattttaacttgaaattctccaaaactctgcaccatggaaggttgAACCTCCCTACAGTACTTGGGCCTGTAGTTCTCTCCGCACAActaaatttggaccccctatcaTAAAATCCTGCTCAAGAGAATGATTTGAACTGCCAATGTGTTTAGCAATTGTGGACTTCATACACTGGACATAGTCATATATttcctgtacatgtaatgtgtaCTGAAGTGCTGAAGTTTATACTTGCTGTTCTTGTTTCTTAAGGAGTCTGATGCCGAAATAAAGAAGAAGTCcaagaaggagaagaagcaCAAAAAGCACAAGAAGCACAAGCACAAGTCCAAGCACAAGAAACACaagaaggagaaagaagagGAGAAAGAGGTGAATTGATAAacattttttcaatttttgcttTTCTGCTTTCAAGCATCCTAGTAAAGCTGTGGATACAGATACTGCCCTAATTCAATCAGGCTTCTTAGCCAATCAAGATTCTTATCCAATCAGGATGCTTAGCCAATCAGGGTGTGTGATTTTGGACCAGTTGTTAGAAGACATCAGGCTTTGTGTAGTGAGTGCACCATATTGCTAATATAGAACTTTCTACATTGGTCCTAGGGGGAGTCTATTGTGGACCAGGACCTCTCAGATTGAAGGACAAAGAGGAATATTAATGTAAATATCTACCTTATATGAAACATGAAGTACCAGGTCTGTGAAAGTGGATATgaggtgtttttttgtgtgcccCTCTTTAGTAGGTCTTTTAGTTTTTTCTATGAAGAATATTTCGCTCTCCTCTAAAAGAGGCTACTTCCCTTCTAGTCGCTTTGCCATTTCTGCAGTTTATGGAACTGTTCATTGCTAAAAACTAATAAAACCAGTGTAGTTATTGTATCTTAAACTCTTTGTGTAaaggacaagaaaaaaatggaatctTTCTGTTAAAGACACATAGTTCTGTAAACTTGCTGCAGTGATGACCACATGTGTATTTTTAACACCATAATGTATGTACTTTCTATGAAACTTTGTTTtacttgaaaaataaaaaatgacacaaacatggcttctttcttgtgtttttcAGGGCTCAGAAAGTGGCGAGGAAGATGACAACCTTGACGAACTCGAGAGAAAGTTACGGGAGCGAGCGCTACAATCCATGCAGAGCAGAGCCAAGAGTTCAAAATCAAACTCCCCGCAAGATGACGACTAATCTAGAACAATTGTTATATGTTATTATAGATATGCAATTTGTGTAACAGCAAGGGGTGGAAAGAAAAAGCTGTATTTTGTGAGCTTTTTTGTTCAAATTAATTTGCCAATTGATACAATAGACAGGATTGGATTGTAACAGATAGACTTAGTTTTGGTTGGTGCATTTTTTTAGATATTCTCACAATTGAAACCCGTATGTGTATATGAATATGTACTTTCTTTCTGGTTGTTTATTTTAACTGGACGCAGTTCAACTCAGTTTCTGACGCTTGGTTAAGACTTAAGCACAAAACTGCCAATTTGGAGTTTGATATGAAAAGACTGTGACTGTGAAAAGTGTTTACAATGTcattgacatgtttgtttaaACTGAATATATGAGTAGGTATGACAAGTCATTGAAACTGCCAGCTAATGCGATGGTACTAAAATTATGTGTGTTTTAGCTGAATGAAAGAATGTACAACTGTCTGTATGGCCGAAAGAATTAAAGTAGTCGTGCTGTATGTTTATTTGCTCGTTTAGTTAAATTTGTAGCAGTGTTGGTACAATTCTTTTCTTACTGCCCTCCTTGATGGCAGACCTCAGAGAGATTCCCTGCAAAATGTGCTGGAAAAAATTTCTTAGAGATGTAAGCATTCATGGATACCAGTAGCTAAAAGCATCCCAGTAACGTGTTATTCCAGCAATAACACGGgtaatgtagttttttttttgggttaAAATAAACAAGAACAGGTAATACATGGTGTGTCTGGTAGCCTTGGTCATCATTTCTCTTCTAAGTTGTAACCATTTTCCTTAACCGTATCATGGTAAATACATTTGTGCATTTTCGTCGGTTGGATTTTGAGCATTAGTATATAGTAGTTTTGGTACATCTACATTTTGAACTGTCTTGCCTGTATGAATAGATGACTCGGAAACCCCAGCAATTTCTTGAACTCAGGCTTTCGCAATTATAAACATGCGGATATTAATTTTCATGTGTGCTACATAACCAGCCTATGTAAACAGAGCATTGATCGGGCATTGGCATGGTTACTCAACTCACTAAGCAAAACACTGAAAGTTTGCATTGCAGCAAGGAAAAAAAAGTACTGGTAAGGCAGTCTTCAGAAGGACTCAAAAGTTTCCAATAGCTTGTTTTGTGTGCATTCCACTAGAGTACTGTAGGATGTATAACTCGTTGTGATTGGAGGTGTTCTGCCAGGCTggaaaaaatattgatgtttagaTTTTGGCCCCTTCCGCTAAAAAATATACCCATGGGCCATAGATCTAAATAATTGTCTTTAATTAGCGCTAGCAGGAGTATGATACCACAATTTGACCCAAAAAATCATCAGGTGTGATGCAGATGGACCCCCTCTATCAAAATATCAGGTGAAACCTTTTCTGTAACATGGGTTGAACGAAATCACATTTCTAGGCCTCTTTTAGGAATTGGCTCCTGTACTACAATAGAATTTATTGGTTTAAGTTACAGCTGCAAGATAGTAAATATTCCCAGTACATACCTTTTAGCTTTGATATCAGCAACTATTTAAGTGATGATTGTTGGAAAA
This region includes:
- the LOC118422448 gene encoding serine/arginine repetitive matrix protein 1-like isoform X6; amino-acid sequence: MDAGFFRGTSAEQDNRFANKQKKLLKQMKFADGLDKKVDMTKVNIETIKPWIKQKINDMLGFEDDVVIDYVFNLLEEEKEPDPKCMQINLTGFLNGKNAREFMGELWKLLVSAQDNIAGIPAEFLDKKKEEIKQRQLEQERIQAGLKRYQELKDQEDKEEEVKVEEGEEEKKDKTEGSPEEGTHAEEAAKEESPNQANPASAPQPKKSSESKSPSKEETKKRSPSPKKAEADTPAKKSSEHDKKRDRRRSRSRSRSRSRSRSPRRSRSPRRSPPRRRRRSSRSRSPRRRSPPRRRSPPRPSRRNRERRRGRSRSRSSSGSSGSSGSRSPVRRQRRPSSPAKRSQKPAASPSRKDKSPEPKPKTETEVKEEKKIAVVRPLGSPSPPPAHYKAKLEKEKSRDSGDADEAGPAYEYVPKPDGLQQRRQYRKQHSSPSDSSSSSSDEDDRKKSGKEGGRRQRSYSRSRSRSPRRRRRSSSPDRRRASPRRRGRSPYPRRRTPSPILRRPRYSPSPPPRRRRRSFSRSPRRRSPSPRRRGTPSPRRRTTPSPRRRSPSPRRRRTPSPRRRRSPSPRRRSVTPPPQRRRRSPTPPPRRRSPLTPPPRRRMSPSPRRSPKRARPSRDHSPSASPPPKRRAPSPHRESPSPVRKRRSPSPPPRRRRTPSPQLRRQSRSSRSPRKMSPRRKQQDVSPRRRSNSSPRRRSASSPQRWSAGSPKKPVKEVSPSPVKRRKRSASGERSPSPARAPVMKKKPSRSPSGSRSPSPKPTPKKKSKKEDSGSESPDKESDAEIKKKSKKEKKHKKHKKHKHKSKHKKHKKEKEEEKEGSESGEEDDNLDELERKLRERALQSMQSRAKSSKSNSPQDDD
- the LOC118422448 gene encoding serine/arginine repetitive matrix protein 1-like isoform X7 — its product is MDAGFFRGTSAEQDNRFANKQKKLLKQMKFADGLDKKVDMTKVNIETIKPWIKQKINDMLGFEDDVVIDYVFNLLEEEKEPDPKCMQINLTGFLNGKNAREFMGELWKLLVSAQDNIAGIPAEFLDKKKEEIKQRQLEQERIQAGLKRYQELKDQEDKEEEVKVEEGEEEKKDKTEGSPEEGSESKSPSKEETKKRSPSPKKAEADTPAKKSSEHDKKRDRRRSRSRSRSRSRSRSPRRSRSPRRSPPRRRRRSSRSRSPRRRSPPRRRSPPRPSRRNRADRGRGWMTQRPQRGRGWLLQRERRRGRSRSRSSSGSSGSSGSRSPVRRQRRPSSPAKRSQKPAASPSRKDKSPEPKPKTETEVKEEKKIAVVRPLGSPSPPPAHYKAKLEKEKSRDSGDADEAGPAYEYVPKPDGLQQRRQYRKQHSSPSDSSSSSSDEDDRKKSGKEGGRRQRSYSRSRSRSPRRRRRSSSPDRRRASPRRRGRSPYPRRRTPSPILRRPRYSPSPPPRRRRRSFSRSPRRRSPSPRRRGTPSPRRRTTPSPRRRSPSPRRRRTPSPRRRRSPSPRRRSVTPPPQRRRRSPTPPPRRRSPLTPPPRRRMSPSPRRSPKRARPSRDHSPSASPPPKRRAPSPHRESPSPVRKRRSPSPPPRRRRTPSPQLRRQSRSSRSPRKMSPRRKQQDVSPRRRSNSSPRRRSASSPQRWSAGSPKKPVKEVSPSPVKRRKRSASGERSPSPARAPVMKKKPSRSPSGSRSPSPKPTPKKKSKKEDSGSESPDKESDAEIKKKSKKEKKHKKHKKHKHKSKHKKHKKEKEEEKEGSESGEEDDNLDELERKLRERALQSMQSRAKSSKSNSPQDDD
- the LOC118422448 gene encoding serine/arginine repetitive matrix protein 1-like isoform X9, producing MQINLTGFLNGKNAREFMGELWKLLVSAQDNIAGIPAEFLDKKKEEIKQRQLEQERIQAGLKRYQELKDQEDKEEEVKVEEGEEEKKDKTEGSPEEGTHAEEAAKEESPNQANPASAPQPKKSSESKSPSKEETKKRSPSPKKAEADTPAKKSSEHDKKRDRRRSRSRSRSRSRSRSPRRSRSPRRSPPRRRRRSSRSRSPRRRSPPRRRSPPRPSRRNRADRGRGWMTQRPQRGRGWLLQRERRRGRSRSRSSSGSSGSSGSRSPVRRQRRPSSPAKRSQKPAASPSRKDKSPEPKPKTETEVKEEKKIAVVRPLGSPSPPPAHYKAKLEKEKSRDSGDADEAGPAYEYVPKPDGLQQRRQYRKQHSSPSDSSSSSSDEDDRKKSGKEGGRRQRSYSRSRSRSPRRRRRSSSPDRRRASPRRRGRSPYPRRRTPSPILRRPRYSPSPPPRRRRRSFSRSPRRRSPSPRRRGTPSPRRRTTPSPRRRSPSPRRRRTPSPRRRRSPSPRRRSVTPPPQRRRRSPTPPPRRRSPLTPPPRRRMSPSPRRSPKRARPSRDHSPSASPPPKRRAPSPHRESPSPVRKRRSPSPPPRRRRTPSPQLRRQSRSSRSPRKMSPRRKQQDVSPRRRSNSSPRRRSASSPQRWSAGSPKKPVKEVSPSPVKRRKRSASGERSPSPARAPVMKKKPSRSPSGSRSPSPKPTPKKKSKKEDSGSESPDKESDAEIKKKSKKEKKHKKHKKHKHKSKHKKHKKEKEEEKEGSESGEEDDNLDELERKLRERALQSMQSRAKSSKSNSPQDDD
- the LOC118422448 gene encoding serine/arginine repetitive matrix protein 1-like isoform X1, with product MDAGFFRGTSAEQDNRFANKQKKLLKQMKFADGLDKKVDMTKVNIETIKPWIKQKINDMLGFEDDVVIDYVFNLLEEEKEPDPKCMQINLTGFLNGKNAREFMGELWKLLVSAQDNIAGIPAEFLDKKKEEIKQRQLEQERIQAGLKRYQELKDQEDKEEEVKVEEGEEEKKDKTEGSPEEGTHAEEAAKEESPNQANPASAPQPKKSSESKSPSKEETKKRSPSPKKAEADTPAKKSSEHDKKRDRRRSRSRSRSRSRSRSPRRSRSPRRSPPRRRRRSSRSRSPRRRSPPRRRSPPRPSRRNRADRGRGWMTQRPQRGRGWLLQRERRRGRSRSRSSSGSSGSSGSRSPVRRQRRPSSPAKRSQKPAASPSRKDKSPEPKPKTETEVKEEKKIAVVRPLGSPSPPPAHYKAKLEKEKSRDSGDADEAGPAYEYVPKPDGLQQRRQYRKQHSSPSDSSSSSSDEDDRKKSGKEGGRRQRSYSRSRSRSPRRRRRSSSPDRRRASPRRRGRSPYPRRRTPSPILRRPRYSPSPPPRRRRRSFSRSPRRRSPSPRRRGTPSPRRRTTPSPRRRSPSPRRRRTPSPRRRRSPSPRRRSVTPPPQRRRRSPTPPPRRRSPLTPPPRRRMSPSPRRSPKRARPSRDHSPSASPPPKRRAPSPHRESPSPVRKRRSPSPPPRRRRTPSPQLRRQSRSSRSPRKMSPRRKQQDVSPRRRSNSSPRRRSASSPQRWSAGSPKKPVKEVSPSPVKRRKRSASGERSPSPARAPVMKKKPSRSPSGSRSPSPKPTPKKKSKKEDSGSESPDKESDAEIKKKSKKEKKHKKHKKHKHKSKHKKHKKEKEEEKEGSESGEEDDNLDELERKLRERALQSMQSRAKSSKSNSPQDDD
- the LOC118422448 gene encoding serine/arginine repetitive matrix protein 1-like isoform X8 — its product is MDAGFFRGTSAEQDNRFANKQKKLLKQMKFADGLDKKVDMTKVNIETIKPWIKQKINDMLGFEDDVVIDYVFNLLEEEKEPDPKCMQINLTGFLNGKNAREFMGELWKLLVSAQDNIAGIPAEFLDKKKEEIKQRQLEQERIQAGLKRYQELKDQEDKEEEVKVEEGEEEKKDKTEGSPEEGTHAEEAAKEESPNQANPASAPQPKKSSESKSPSKEETKKRSPSPKKAEADTPAKKSSEHDKKRDRRRSRSRSRSRSRSRSPRRSRSPRRSPPRRRRRSSRSRSPRRRSPPRRRSPPRPSRRNRADRGRGWMTQRPQRGRGWLLQRERRRGRSRSRSSSGSSGSSGSRSPVRRQRRPSSPAKRSQKPAASPSRKDKSPEPKPKTETEVKEEKKIAVVRPLGSPSPPPAHYKAKLEKEKSRDSGDADEAGPAYEYVPKPDGLQQRRQYRKQHSSPSDSSSSSSDEDDRKKSGKEGGRRQRSYSRSRSRSPRRRRRSSSPDRRRASPRRRGRSPYPRRRTPSPILRRPRYSPSPPPRRRRRSFSRSPRRRSPSPRRRGTPSPRRRTTPSPRRRSPSPRRRRTPSPRRRRSPSPRRRSVTPPPQRRRRSPTPPPRRRSPLTPPPRRRMSPSPRRSPKRARPSRDHSPSASPPPKRRAPSPHRESPSPVRKRRSPSPPPRRRRTPSPQLRRQSRSSRSPRKMSPRRKQQDVSPRRRSNSSPRRRSASSPQRWSAGSPKKPVKEVSPSPVKRRKRSASGERSPSPARAPVMKKKPSRSPSGSRSPSPKPTPKKKSKKEDSGSESPDKESDAEIKKKSKKEKKHKKHKKHKHKSKHKKHKKEKEEEKEGESIVDQDLSD
- the LOC118422448 gene encoding serine/arginine repetitive matrix protein 1-like isoform X2 — its product is MDAGFFRGTSAEQDNRFANKQKKLLKQMKFADGLDKKVDMTKVNIETIKPWIKQKINDMLGFEDDVVIDYVFNLLEEEKEPDPKCMQINLTGFLNGKNAREFMGELWKLLVSAQDNIAGIPAEFLDKKKEEIKQRQLEQERIQAGLKRYQELKDQEDKEEEVKVEEGEEEKKDKTEGSPEEGTHAEEAAKEESPNQANPASAPQPKKSSESKSPSKEETKKRSPSPKKAEADTPAKKSSEHDKKRDRRRSRSRSRSRSRSRSPRRSRSPRRSPPRRRRRSSRSRSPRRRSPPRRRSPPRPSRRNRADRGRGWMTQRPQRGRGWLLQRERRRGRSRSRSSSGSSGSSGSRSPVRRQRRPSSPAKRSQKPAASPSRKDKSPEPKPKTETEVKEEKKIAVVRPLGSPSPPPAHYKAKLEKEKSRDSGDADAGPAYEYVPKPDGLQQRRQYRKQHSSPSDSSSSSSDEDDRKKSGKEGGRRQRSYSRSRSRSPRRRRRSSSPDRRRASPRRRGRSPYPRRRTPSPILRRPRYSPSPPPRRRRRSFSRSPRRRSPSPRRRGTPSPRRRTTPSPRRRSPSPRRRRTPSPRRRRSPSPRRRSVTPPPQRRRRSPTPPPRRRSPLTPPPRRRMSPSPRRSPKRARPSRDHSPSASPPPKRRAPSPHRESPSPVRKRRSPSPPPRRRRTPSPQLRRQSRSSRSPRKMSPRRKQQDVSPRRRSNSSPRRRSASSPQRWSAGSPKKPVKEVSPSPVKRRKRSASGERSPSPARAPVMKKKPSRSPSGSRSPSPKPTPKKKSKKEDSGSESPDKESDAEIKKKSKKEKKHKKHKKHKHKSKHKKHKKEKEEEKEGSESGEEDDNLDELERKLRERALQSMQSRAKSSKSNSPQDDD
- the LOC118422448 gene encoding serine/arginine repetitive matrix protein 1-like isoform X3 encodes the protein MDAGFFRGTSAEQDNRFANKQKKLLKQMKFADGLDKKVDMTKVNIETIKPWIKQKINDMLGFEDDVVIDYVFNLLEEEKEPDPKCMQINLTGFLNGKNAREFMGELWKLLVSAQDNIAGIPAEFLDKKKEEIKQRQLEQERIQAGLKRYQELKDQEDKEEEVKVEEGEEEKKDKTEGSPEEGTHAEEAAKEESPNQANPASAPQPKKSSESKSPSKEETKKRSPSPKKAEADTPAKKSSEHDKKRDRRRSRSRSRSRSRSRSPRRSRSPRRSPPRRRRRSSRSRSPRRRSPPRRRSPPRPSRRNRADRGRGWMTQRPQRGRGWLLQRERRRGRSRSRSSSGSSGSSGSRSPVRRQRRPSSPAKRSQKPAASPSRKDKSPEPKPKTETEEEKKIAVVRPLGSPSPPPAHYKAKLEKEKSRDSGDADEAGPAYEYVPKPDGLQQRRQYRKQHSSPSDSSSSSSDEDDRKKSGKEGGRRQRSYSRSRSRSPRRRRRSSSPDRRRASPRRRGRSPYPRRRTPSPILRRPRYSPSPPPRRRRRSFSRSPRRRSPSPRRRGTPSPRRRTTPSPRRRSPSPRRRRTPSPRRRRSPSPRRRSVTPPPQRRRRSPTPPPRRRSPLTPPPRRRMSPSPRRSPKRARPSRDHSPSASPPPKRRAPSPHRESPSPVRKRRSPSPPPRRRRTPSPQLRRQSRSSRSPRKMSPRRKQQDVSPRRRSNSSPRRRSASSPQRWSAGSPKKPVKEVSPSPVKRRKRSASGERSPSPARAPVMKKKPSRSPSGSRSPSPKPTPKKKSKKEDSGSESPDKESDAEIKKKSKKEKKHKKHKKHKHKSKHKKHKKEKEEEKEGSESGEEDDNLDELERKLRERALQSMQSRAKSSKSNSPQDDD
- the LOC118422448 gene encoding serine/arginine repetitive matrix protein 1-like isoform X5, producing MDAGFFRGTSAEQDNRFANKQKKLLKQMKFADGLDKKVDMTKVNIETIKPWIKQKINDMLGFEDDVVIDYVFNLLEEEKEPDPKCMQINLTGFLNGKNAREFMGELWKLLVSAQDNIAGIPAEFLDKKKEEIKQRQLEQERIQAGLKRYQELKDQEDKEEEVKVEEGEEEKKDKTEGSPEEGTHAEEAAKEESPNQANPASAPQPKKSSESKSPSKEETKKRSPSPKKAEADTPAKKSSEHDKKRDRRRSRSRSRSRSRSRSPRRSRSPRRSPPRRRRRSSRSRSPRRRSPPRRRSPPRPSRRNRADRGRGWMTQRERRRGRSRSRSSSGSSGSSGSRSPVRRQRRPSSPAKRSQKPAASPSRKDKSPEPKPKTETEVKEEKKIAVVRPLGSPSPPPAHYKAKLEKEKSRDSGDADEAGPAYEYVPKPDGLQQRRQYRKQHSSPSDSSSSSSDEDDRKKSGKEGGRRQRSYSRSRSRSPRRRRRSSSPDRRRASPRRRGRSPYPRRRTPSPILRRPRYSPSPPPRRRRRSFSRSPRRRSPSPRRRGTPSPRRRTTPSPRRRSPSPRRRRTPSPRRRRSPSPRRRSVTPPPQRRRRSPTPPPRRRSPLTPPPRRRMSPSPRRSPKRARPSRDHSPSASPPPKRRAPSPHRESPSPVRKRRSPSPPPRRRRTPSPQLRRQSRSSRSPRKMSPRRKQQDVSPRRRSNSSPRRRSASSPQRWSAGSPKKPVKEVSPSPVKRRKRSASGERSPSPARAPVMKKKPSRSPSGSRSPSPKPTPKKKSKKEDSGSESPDKESDAEIKKKSKKEKKHKKHKKHKHKSKHKKHKKEKEEEKEGSESGEEDDNLDELERKLRERALQSMQSRAKSSKSNSPQDDD